One Glycine max cultivar Williams 82 chromosome 3, Glycine_max_v4.0, whole genome shotgun sequence DNA window includes the following coding sequences:
- the LOC100170704 gene encoding aluminum-activated malate transporter, whose product MDIESTTQANKGGFLSHLGNCLQDLPWNFKSKVINITRSITKIGKDDPRRVIHSLKVAVALTSVSLVYYSRPLYDGFGVAGMWAVLTVVVVFEFSVGATLSKGLNRGFATLLAGALGVGGQHLATAFGGRAEPIVLGILVFILAAGATFFRFFPKIKQRYDYGIVVFILTFCLVAVSGYRVEELFELAHQRLSTILLGAAACMVISIFICPVWAGEDFHKLVASNIEKLANYLQGFETEYFHCSEDTKKCEKSVLEGYKSVLNSKASEESLANLARWEPGHGRFRLRHPWEQYLKIGALTRECAYKIETINNYLNPEIQVSLEFKCKVQEPCTKMTSESNKALKAISSSIKKMTHPSTAKVHIENSKTAVEDLKVALEIVSLEDTDLLSIIPVATVASILEEITKSVEKIYESVSELSHLAHFKSVVEPNVSPEKPPLLHRGIIKPVVDIDNTVDHVEITIPEITTDSPEKEKAPTTKPSEHLICK is encoded by the exons ATGGATATAGAGTCAACAACCCAAGCAAACAAGGGTGGATTTTTATCTCATTTGGGGAACTGCCTCCAGGATTTGCCTTGGAACTTCAAGTCCAAGGTTATCAACATCACAAGGAGCATAACAAAGATTGGAAAAGATGACCCCAGACGAGTAATTCACTCATTAAAAGTGGCAGTTGCTCTCACATCGGTGTCATTGGTTTACTACTCGAGGCCTCTTTATGATGGCTTCGGAGTTGCCGGAATGTGGGCTGTTCTGACAGTGGTGGTAGTGTTTGAATTCAGTGTAG GTGCAACCCTCAGCAAAGGTTTAAATAGAGGATTTGCTACATTATTAGCTGGTGCTTTAGGGGTTGGAGGGCAACACTTAGCTACAGCTTTTGGAGGAAGAGCAGAACCTATTGTCCTTGGGATCCTTGTCTTCATtttag CAGCAGGAGCTACTTTTTTCAGATTTTTTCCAAAGATCAAGCAAAGATATGATTATGGGATTGTGGTATTTATATTGACATTTTGTTTGGTCGCTGTCTCGGGTTATAGAGTGGAAGAACTCTTCGAGCTTGCCCATCAGAGACTTTCAACAATTTTATTAGGAGCAGCAGCTTGCATGGTCATCTCCATTTTCATTTGTCCAGTATGGGCAGGTGAAGACTTTCACAAGTTGGTGGCTTCCAATATAGAAAAGTTAGCAAATTACCtacaag GATTCGAAACCGAATATTTTCATTGCTCAGAGGATACAAAAAAGTGTGAGAAGTCAGTTCTTGAAGGATATAAAAGTGTTCTTAATTCTAAAGCAAGTGAGGAGTCCttg GCAAATTTGGCAAGGTGGGAACCAGGACATGGCCGTTTTCGTCTTCGCCATCCTTGGGAGCAGTACTTGAAGATTGGAGCACTTACTCGGGAATGTGCTTACAAGATTGAAACCATTAACAACTACCTCAACCCGGAAATCCAA GTATCTTTGGAATTCAAGTGTAAAGTTCAGGAACCATGCACAAAGATGACCTCAGAGTCCAACAAGGCATTAAAGGCAATATCTTCATCAATCAAAAAAATGACACACCCATCAACTGCCAAAGTCCACATAGAAAATTCAAAAACTGCAGTTGAAGACCTCAAAGTTGCCCTTGAAATCGTTTCTTTGGAAGATACTGATCTCCTATCCATAATCCCAGTTGCCACAGTTGCATCAATACTCGAAGAAATCACCAAATCAGTGGAGAAAATATATGAGTCTGTTTCTGAGCTTTCTCACTTAGCCCATTTCAAGAGTGTTGTTGAACCCAATGTCTCACCAGAGAAGCCACCCCTTCTTCATCGAGGTATCATAAAACCTGTTGTGGATATTGATAACACCGTCGACCATGTTGAAATTACAATCCCAGAGATAACTACAGACTCTCCAGAGAAAGAAAAGGCACCAACAACAAAACCCTCGGAACATTTAATTTGTAAATAG